The following are encoded in a window of Flavobacterium cupriresistens genomic DNA:
- a CDS encoding CocE/NonD family hydrolase: MKSILNFTFFIFILSNAFAQQTSATRSEDLKSVYDIQDSVMVKTRDGAWISAMVVRKKGISTPKPVVLQFTIYVRDKGRDIKSLKEAADNGYVGVIAYTRGKRFSPNEVFPYENDGNDAYDVIDWISKQKWCNGSVGMYGGSYNGLTQWAACKKMHPALKTIVPYVANRAGMGLPMENNIFVNPNYEWSFYAGSTKYLDTVAGNDRQRFRKMMFKWWETGVAYKKMDSIDGVPNRLFQRWLKHPSFDKYWQKMTPYGKEFAQIKIPILVFDGYYNDSQNSSLSYVRELQKYSKNTSVYVIIGPYGHFGTQIGGETDLYNYKVDPIALIDIKKITYQWLDYILKNGPKPEILKDKINYEVMGTNEWRSASSLDKMSNGFLRLYLTDNKFGDFYALNDKKPVQKKYLYQEVDFADRQTQNNEYYPDPIIRKEINTSNGFVFISDVLKEPMLINGSFSGEIKASINKKDMDIGVTLYEIMPNGEYFHLSYFLGRASYAKDATKRNLLKPNRIASIPFSNTHLVSKQLSKGSRLVVVLNVNKNPFSELNYGTGKTVTEETIKDAKVPLKVKWYTDSFVKIPIWK; encoded by the coding sequence ATGAAATCAATTTTAAATTTTACATTTTTTATTTTCATACTATCAAATGCATTCGCACAACAGACAAGTGCAACAAGATCAGAAGATTTAAAAAGCGTCTATGATATTCAAGATAGTGTGATGGTCAAAACACGAGACGGTGCATGGATATCGGCAATGGTAGTTCGAAAAAAAGGAATCAGTACACCAAAGCCGGTAGTACTTCAATTTACGATTTATGTCAGGGATAAAGGAAGGGATATAAAATCTTTAAAAGAAGCAGCAGATAATGGATATGTCGGAGTCATTGCTTATACAAGAGGGAAGCGGTTTAGCCCCAATGAGGTATTTCCTTATGAGAATGACGGAAATGATGCCTACGATGTGATTGATTGGATTAGTAAACAAAAATGGTGTAATGGAAGCGTAGGAATGTATGGCGGAAGCTATAACGGGTTGACTCAATGGGCGGCTTGCAAGAAAATGCATCCGGCGCTTAAAACCATAGTTCCTTATGTCGCCAATAGGGCCGGGATGGGACTACCGATGGAAAACAACATTTTTGTAAACCCTAATTACGAATGGTCGTTTTATGCCGGTAGTACAAAATACCTCGATACTGTTGCAGGAAATGACAGACAACGTTTTAGGAAAATGATGTTTAAATGGTGGGAAACCGGCGTTGCCTATAAAAAAATGGATAGTATTGATGGTGTTCCCAACCGACTTTTTCAGAGATGGCTGAAACATCCTTCGTTTGATAAATATTGGCAAAAAATGACGCCTTACGGAAAAGAATTCGCTCAAATAAAGATACCGATTTTAGTTTTTGACGGCTATTACAACGACTCCCAAAACTCCAGTTTGTCCTATGTAAGAGAACTTCAGAAATACAGTAAAAACACTTCGGTTTATGTGATTATCGGCCCATATGGTCACTTTGGTACTCAGATTGGTGGTGAAACCGATTTGTATAACTATAAGGTTGATCCAATAGCGTTAATCGATATAAAAAAAATAACCTACCAATGGTTGGACTATATTCTGAAAAACGGCCCAAAACCCGAAATACTGAAAGATAAAATCAACTATGAAGTGATGGGCACAAATGAGTGGCGCAGTGCCTCTTCGCTTGACAAAATGAGCAATGGTTTCCTTCGGTTGTATTTGACGGATAACAAATTCGGAGATTTTTATGCCTTAAATGATAAAAAACCAGTTCAGAAAAAATATCTGTATCAGGAGGTTGATTTTGCAGACCGACAAACACAGAATAATGAGTATTATCCCGATCCCATTATTAGAAAAGAAATAAATACCAGCAACGGATTTGTTTTTATAAGTGATGTACTCAAAGAGCCTATGTTGATAAATGGTTCGTTCTCGGGCGAAATAAAAGCGAGTATCAATAAAAAAGACATGGATATTGGTGTGACACTTTATGAAATAATGCCAAATGGCGAATACTTTCATTTGTCTTATTTTTTAGGCCGTGCCAGTTATGCTAAAGATGCTACAAAAAGAAATTTATTAAAACCAAACCGAATAGCGTCAATTCCTTTTTCGAATACACATTTGGTCAGTAAACAATTGAGCAAAGGCAGTCGTTTGGTTGTGGTGCTAAATGTAAATAAAAACCCTTTTTCAGAATTGAATTACGGAACGGGGAAGACAGTAACGGAAGAAACGATAAAAGACGCAAAAGTGCCATTGAAAGTAAAATGGTATACGGATAGTTTTGTGAAAATTCCAATTTGGAAATAA
- a CDS encoding LytR/AlgR family response regulator transcription factor has product MKKIKVIIVDDERSSREELKRALKIYEDFILIGEAENADDAKDLIETEMPDLIFLDIQMPEKSGFDLLESLDNAPAVLFTTAYNEYAVQAFEVNALDYLLKPIREERFAKAIEKIRNTIKQKSDLSNAVTSDQKIFIKDGEKRFFIQLDEIYLIESLENYTRLYFQGKKALQRRSLRQWEALLDETVFFRINRTKIINIKHILEVNQTSSGRLEVKLKTGELLEVSNRQSVKFKNNNGIW; this is encoded by the coding sequence ATGAAAAAGATAAAAGTTATCATAGTCGATGATGAACGTTCATCCAGAGAAGAGCTGAAAAGAGCATTGAAGATTTACGAAGACTTTATTCTTATAGGCGAGGCTGAAAATGCCGATGATGCTAAGGATTTAATCGAAACAGAAATGCCGGATTTAATTTTTTTAGACATTCAGATGCCCGAGAAATCCGGTTTCGATTTATTAGAATCTTTAGATAATGCGCCGGCCGTATTGTTTACTACCGCCTATAATGAGTATGCCGTGCAAGCTTTTGAAGTAAATGCCTTAGATTATCTGTTGAAGCCCATACGCGAGGAACGTTTTGCAAAAGCAATAGAAAAAATAAGGAATACCATAAAACAGAAAAGTGACCTGTCTAATGCTGTAACGAGCGACCAGAAAATTTTCATTAAGGACGGAGAGAAACGATTCTTTATTCAATTGGATGAAATTTATTTAATTGAATCACTGGAAAATTATACCAGACTTTATTTTCAAGGTAAAAAAGCACTGCAAAGACGATCGCTCCGCCAATGGGAAGCACTATTGGATGAAACGGTCTTTTTTAGAATAAACAGAACCAAAATTATAAATATTAAACACATCCTCGAAGTAAACCAAACCAGCAGTGGCAGGTTAGAAGTAAAGCTAAAAACCGGAGAATTGTTAGAAGTATCAAACCGTCAATCGGTCAAATTTAAAAACAACAACGGGATTTGGTAA